In Saccharothrix syringae, the following are encoded in one genomic region:
- a CDS encoding condensation domain-containing protein, with the protein MTTRDLTTGEAVRDEDIAITGVAALLPGLDNPADLDGLHRLLAEGADLVGPPSPSRVRHTGGRPGAPYLPMAYLDRIDLFDHRFFGIPLREAEMMDPHHRLLLQLAHQAVEDACLAPGSLRGSRTAVVLGHSQSDYETLYRGEDPHQTLGALSASSAARISHHLDLTGPAYVVDTACSSALTALAAAVHELRRGTADLALAGGVSVRPVLFTRQEHTPVRGVESTDDRCRPFDHRATGAMAGEGGAVVLLRRLRDAVAAGDRVLAVVKGVAVNHNGRRTVGLSAPSRDAQTEVVTGAWRDAGVDPATVAYVECHGSATPLGDVIEVDALRQAFAGAGVGAPGCAIGSVKGNLGHLDGAAGMAGLLKALLSVRRGELYPTAHFEAPNPMLDLSGPVHVNPGHRPWPERDGVPRRAGVSALGMTGTNVHAVLEQPPEPEPVSGAEPVSDVELVTVSARSATAFRAYCDRLADFVERTGHGPRTVGHAMNRGRDDHPFRGAFAVGGAEELVEALRSAVPPERAAPDDRPVVVLLSGDGVPGDEEWAALAAAFPVPAGVVLPGAPAARLVVAQTALLDLARSLGVRDAHLVGSGAGNLAVRVARGQLSIEDALAEAGDAGLSAEVDRTRLARVVERFAADGAVLVDLGGTGVLTREARRLRPDLPCVELFAVPGRRGVLRQLGALYRLGARIDWDAHYAGADIPRIGAPTYPFEPVRCWCRPLDEVAGPRPRPVPERPRPATGTGPEERVVQVWREVLGEEGVTPDSDYFALGGTSIAGISVLRALERDFGVRLAFADLYAHPTARGLAARVAELREAGTTAAPEAVTAVPRGGALPVSFGQEQLWYLDRLDPGTPLYNIPHDLRLTGPLDQAALLAAVRGVLERHEVLRTRIEADDDGVPRAYVRDGEPEVVVHDLRALPEPERHREARRLVDEAAVRPFDLATGPLVRTALLRLADEDHVLLWTYHHIVFDGWSPTVFFRDFTELYRAALAGRPARLPELPAQYADFADLQRRRFADGGLAEGLRFWRSALADLRTPELPLDRPRPAVRATGGGMVEFEVAETDAEAVRALARRLGVTAFVAMLAVVDALLHRWGRLTDVVVGVATSGRVDPATHDLIGYFNNVLPFRTAVGGDLRFTDLVRRCARTVADVLDHEEVPLEKVVAEVLGRREPGRHPLFDVVYTYQNVPQATAELAGLPCTRYLDGAIAGIAPGTAKFDLTFGVVDQGAGPMSGYVEYAGALYDRETAQRLASWLPAVVARVVADPDVRLDRLPPEREDEGMHVVDGGAGRAVEVLTAICADLLGAGSVSPEDNFFALGGDSVLGVRVAARAAKAGVHITPQQLLQHPTVGELAAAAVVDGVPVPAVVTPAAAPVAAPVAAPVVPQRDDRPIPLTPIMRAFLEHVPDRRGDFVEVHVLELTSPDVTADVARTAVRHLVARHEPLRYRFRRNAVGTRAECAPDAEVPFDVVFLPPGDEREVVKADCRELKDDLDLERGPLARVRYYERGHRRGGLLVLLVHHFVFDNMSTVVLMDDLDALLTEVAAGRAATPAPAPAGWREWAWHLHDLADSDEVASELAYWTAVLREGGTHGMRKGSGEGLAGRSVGAVAVPSVSGREVALCAVALGVARWSGAEGAYLTVEGEATPNPYRRAGRGPSIGWFTSLHPVALPVAEDAPATLPLVVDRARSVPNDGVGYGVLRHLSPHGPAVARLRALPEPRALLVHVPGDVAAFDSGVGLLRTRWDLSVNLKRAMTSWFPLIIAVSERAGEVRLEINSLADHGQSDVEALADGIAAAYGELR; encoded by the coding sequence GTGACGACGCGGGACCTGACGACGGGAGAAGCGGTGCGGGACGAGGACATCGCCATCACCGGGGTGGCCGCGCTGCTGCCCGGCCTCGACAACCCGGCCGACCTGGACGGCCTGCACCGGCTGCTGGCCGAGGGCGCCGACCTGGTCGGACCGCCGTCGCCCAGCCGGGTCCGGCACACCGGCGGCCGGCCCGGCGCGCCCTACCTGCCCATGGCCTACCTGGACCGGATCGACCTGTTCGACCACCGGTTCTTCGGCATCCCGCTGCGCGAGGCCGAGATGATGGACCCGCACCACCGGCTGCTGCTCCAGCTCGCGCACCAGGCCGTCGAGGACGCCTGCCTGGCGCCGGGTTCGCTGCGCGGGTCGCGCACCGCGGTCGTGCTCGGCCACTCGCAGTCCGACTACGAGACCCTGTACCGGGGCGAGGACCCGCACCAGACGCTCGGCGCGCTGTCCGCGTCGTCGGCGGCGCGGATCTCCCACCACCTCGACCTCACCGGGCCCGCCTACGTCGTCGACACCGCGTGCAGCAGCGCCCTGACCGCGCTGGCGGCTGCGGTGCACGAGCTGCGCCGGGGCACCGCCGACCTGGCGCTGGCGGGCGGGGTCAGCGTGCGGCCGGTGCTGTTCACCCGGCAGGAGCACACGCCGGTGCGCGGCGTGGAGTCCACCGACGACCGGTGCCGCCCGTTCGACCACCGGGCCACCGGCGCGATGGCGGGCGAGGGCGGCGCGGTGGTGCTGCTGCGCCGGCTGCGCGACGCGGTCGCGGCGGGCGACCGGGTGCTCGCGGTGGTCAAGGGCGTCGCGGTCAACCACAACGGGCGCCGGACGGTCGGCCTGAGCGCGCCGAGCCGGGACGCGCAGACCGAGGTGGTGACGGGTGCGTGGCGCGACGCCGGGGTCGACCCGGCGACCGTGGCCTACGTCGAGTGCCACGGCTCGGCCACGCCGCTGGGCGACGTGATCGAGGTGGACGCGCTGCGGCAGGCGTTCGCCGGTGCCGGGGTGGGCGCGCCGGGCTGCGCCATCGGGTCGGTCAAGGGCAACCTCGGCCACCTCGACGGCGCCGCCGGCATGGCCGGCCTGCTCAAGGCGCTGCTGTCGGTGCGGCGCGGCGAGCTGTACCCCACGGCGCACTTCGAGGCGCCCAACCCGATGCTCGACCTGTCCGGGCCGGTGCACGTCAACCCCGGGCACCGGCCGTGGCCGGAGCGCGACGGCGTGCCGCGCCGGGCGGGCGTGAGCGCGCTGGGCATGACCGGCACCAACGTGCACGCGGTGCTGGAGCAGCCGCCCGAGCCGGAACCGGTGTCCGGAGCGGAACCGGTGTCCGACGTGGAGCTGGTGACCGTGTCGGCCAGGTCGGCCACCGCGTTCCGGGCGTACTGCGACCGGCTCGCCGACTTCGTCGAGCGCACCGGGCACGGCCCGCGGACCGTGGGGCACGCGATGAACCGGGGGCGCGACGACCACCCGTTCCGCGGCGCGTTCGCCGTGGGCGGCGCGGAGGAGCTGGTGGAGGCGCTGCGGTCGGCCGTCCCGCCGGAGCGCGCCGCGCCCGACGACCGGCCGGTCGTGGTGCTGCTGTCGGGCGACGGCGTGCCCGGCGACGAGGAGTGGGCCGCGCTGGCCGCCGCGTTCCCCGTGCCGGCGGGCGTGGTGCTGCCCGGGGCGCCCGCGGCCCGGCTGGTGGTGGCGCAGACCGCGCTGCTGGACCTGGCGCGGTCCCTGGGCGTGCGGGACGCGCACCTGGTCGGCTCGGGCGCGGGCAACCTCGCGGTGCGCGTGGCCCGCGGGCAGCTGTCCATCGAGGACGCGCTGGCCGAGGCCGGGGACGCGGGGCTGAGCGCCGAGGTGGACCGCACCCGGCTGGCGCGGGTGGTGGAGCGGTTCGCCGCGGACGGGGCCGTGCTGGTCGACCTGGGCGGCACCGGGGTGCTCACCCGGGAGGCCCGCCGGCTGCGGCCGGACCTGCCGTGCGTCGAGCTGTTCGCGGTGCCGGGGCGGCGGGGCGTGCTGCGGCAGCTCGGGGCGCTGTACCGGCTCGGCGCGCGGATCGACTGGGACGCGCACTACGCCGGCGCCGACATCCCGCGCATCGGGGCGCCGACCTACCCGTTCGAGCCCGTCCGCTGCTGGTGCCGCCCGCTCGACGAGGTCGCGGGACCCCGGCCGCGGCCGGTCCCGGAGCGCCCGCGCCCCGCGACCGGCACCGGGCCGGAGGAGCGGGTGGTGCAGGTGTGGCGGGAGGTCCTGGGCGAGGAGGGGGTGACCCCGGACTCGGACTACTTCGCGCTCGGCGGCACGTCCATCGCCGGGATCAGCGTGCTCCGCGCGCTGGAGCGGGACTTCGGCGTGCGGCTGGCGTTCGCCGACCTCTACGCCCACCCGACCGCCCGTGGCCTGGCCGCGCGGGTGGCCGAGCTGCGGGAGGCGGGGACGACGGCCGCGCCCGAGGCCGTGACGGCGGTGCCGCGCGGCGGCGCGCTGCCGGTGTCGTTCGGGCAGGAGCAGCTCTGGTACCTCGACCGGCTCGACCCCGGCACGCCGCTCTACAACATCCCGCACGACCTGCGCCTGACCGGCCCGCTCGACCAGGCCGCCCTGCTCGCCGCGGTGCGCGGGGTGCTGGAGCGGCACGAGGTGCTGCGCACCCGCATCGAGGCCGACGACGACGGCGTGCCGCGGGCGTACGTGCGGGACGGGGAACCGGAGGTCGTCGTGCACGACCTGCGCGCGCTGCCGGAACCCGAGCGGCACCGCGAGGCGCGGCGGCTGGTCGACGAGGCGGCGGTGCGGCCGTTCGACCTGGCGACCGGCCCGCTGGTGCGGACCGCGCTGCTGCGCCTGGCCGACGAGGACCACGTGCTGCTGTGGACCTACCACCACATCGTCTTCGACGGCTGGTCGCCCACGGTGTTCTTCCGCGACTTCACCGAGCTGTACCGGGCCGCGCTCGCCGGACGACCGGCCCGGTTGCCCGAGCTGCCCGCCCAGTACGCCGACTTCGCCGACCTCCAGCGCCGCCGGTTCGCCGACGGCGGGTTGGCCGAGGGGCTGCGGTTCTGGCGGTCGGCGCTGGCGGACCTGCGGACGCCGGAGCTGCCGCTGGACCGGCCCCGGCCGGCCGTGCGCGCGACCGGCGGCGGGATGGTGGAGTTCGAGGTGGCCGAGACCGACGCGGAGGCGGTGCGGGCGCTGGCCCGCCGGCTGGGCGTCACCGCGTTCGTCGCCATGCTCGCGGTGGTCGACGCCCTGCTGCACCGCTGGGGGCGGCTCACCGACGTGGTGGTGGGCGTGGCCACGTCCGGGCGCGTCGACCCGGCCACCCACGACCTGATCGGCTACTTCAACAACGTGCTGCCCTTCCGCACGGCGGTGGGCGGCGACCTGCGGTTCACCGACCTCGTCCGGCGCTGCGCGCGCACCGTCGCGGACGTGCTCGACCACGAGGAGGTGCCGCTGGAGAAGGTCGTCGCCGAGGTCCTGGGGCGCCGCGAACCGGGGCGGCACCCGCTGTTCGACGTGGTCTACACCTACCAGAACGTGCCGCAGGCGACCGCCGAGCTGGCCGGCCTGCCGTGCACGCGCTACCTGGACGGCGCGATCGCGGGCATCGCGCCGGGCACCGCCAAGTTCGACCTGACCTTCGGCGTGGTCGACCAGGGCGCGGGGCCGATGAGCGGTTACGTGGAGTACGCCGGGGCGCTCTACGACCGGGAGACCGCGCAACGGCTGGCGTCGTGGCTGCCGGCCGTGGTGGCGCGCGTGGTGGCCGACCCCGACGTGCGGCTGGACCGGCTGCCACCCGAGCGGGAGGACGAGGGGATGCACGTGGTCGACGGCGGGGCGGGGCGGGCCGTGGAGGTGCTGACCGCGATCTGCGCCGACCTGCTCGGCGCGGGGTCGGTGTCACCGGAGGACAACTTCTTCGCGCTGGGCGGGGATTCGGTGCTCGGCGTGCGGGTGGCGGCGCGGGCGGCGAAGGCGGGCGTGCACATCACGCCCCAGCAGTTGTTGCAGCACCCGACGGTGGGGGAGTTGGCGGCGGCGGCCGTGGTGGACGGGGTGCCGGTGCCGGCTGTCGTGACTCCGGCCGCCGCTCCGGTCGCCGCTCCGGTCGCCGCTCCGGTTGTTCCGCAGCGGGACGACCGGCCGATCCCGCTGACGCCGATCATGCGGGCCTTCCTGGAGCACGTGCCCGACCGGCGCGGTGACTTCGTGGAGGTGCACGTGCTGGAGCTGACGTCCCCCGACGTCACCGCCGACGTGGCGCGCACCGCTGTGCGGCACCTGGTCGCGCGCCACGAGCCGCTGCGCTACCGGTTCCGGCGCAACGCCGTGGGCACGCGGGCCGAGTGCGCCCCGGACGCGGAGGTGCCGTTCGACGTGGTGTTCCTCCCGCCCGGCGACGAGCGCGAGGTGGTCAAGGCCGACTGCCGCGAGCTGAAGGACGACCTCGACCTGGAACGCGGCCCGCTGGCCCGGGTGCGCTACTACGAGCGCGGCCACCGGCGCGGCGGGCTGCTCGTGCTGCTGGTGCACCACTTCGTGTTCGACAACATGTCCACCGTGGTGCTGATGGACGACCTCGACGCGCTGCTCACCGAGGTGGCGGCCGGTCGTGCCGCGACGCCGGCGCCGGCGCCCGCCGGGTGGCGGGAGTGGGCGTGGCACCTGCACGACCTGGCCGACTCCGACGAGGTGGCCTCGGAACTGGCGTACTGGACGGCCGTCCTGCGCGAGGGCGGCACCCACGGGATGCGGAAGGGCTCCGGTGAGGGGTTGGCCGGCCGCTCGGTGGGGGCGGTCGCGGTCCCGTCGGTGTCGGGGCGCGAGGTCGCGCTGTGCGCGGTGGCGCTGGGGGTGGCCCGGTGGAGCGGCGCGGAGGGCGCCTACCTCACCGTGGAGGGCGAGGCGACGCCGAACCCGTACCGGCGGGCCGGGCGGGGGCCGTCGATCGGGTGGTTCACCAGCCTGCACCCGGTCGCGCTGCCGGTGGCCGAGGACGCGCCCGCGACGCTGCCGCTGGTGGTCGACCGCGCCAGGTCCGTGCCGAACGACGGCGTCGGGTACGGCGTGCTGCGGCACCTGTCGCCGCACGGGCCCGCGGTGGCGCGGCTGCGCGCGTTGCCGGAGCCGCGGGCGCTGCTGGTGCACGTGCCCGGTGACGTGGCCGCGTTCGACTCCGGCGTGGGCCTGCTGCGCACGCGCTGGGACCTGTCGGTGAACCTGAAGCGCGCCATGACGTCGTGGTTCCCGCTGATCATCGCCGTGTCGGAGCGGGCGGGCGAGGTGCGCCTGGAGATCAACAGCCTGGCCGACCACGGGCAGTCCGACGTGGAGGCCCTGGCGGACGGGATCGCCGCGGCCTACGGCGAGCTGCGGTGA
- a CDS encoding beta-ketoacyl-[acyl-carrier-protein] synthase family protein encodes MIALVASGWCPGEPVPVERLPEWAGLADAERATCSALGIGSVAVAGAGATDLAAVAARRALARASMSATDVDVVITVEPRAPETLVSSDATRLQAALGAHRAAAFSVGGLGCASLAPALLTAAGLLRTPDVRTVLVAHGSKPATSRRYRHPVTVNGDGGGALLLARTGEVRIRDVLLETNGDYADLFRVPYRDRPFDEWREECTDPLAYSFRLAVETRNRLRALTDRLLSRNGLTAAEVTCYVGQNLSLPSHRNYAEVLGTPLAPACEANLTRYGHLGPNDTFFNLDTAAVPPGSRVVLLDTSPVAAWSAVLVEVGVGEEGTHLL; translated from the coding sequence GTGATCGCGCTCGTGGCGTCGGGCTGGTGCCCGGGCGAACCGGTCCCGGTCGAGCGGCTGCCGGAGTGGGCGGGGCTGGCCGACGCCGAGCGGGCCACCTGCTCGGCGCTGGGCATCGGGAGCGTGGCGGTGGCCGGTGCCGGCGCCACCGACCTGGCCGCCGTCGCGGCCCGCCGGGCCCTGGCCCGCGCCTCGATGTCGGCGACCGACGTGGACGTGGTGATCACCGTGGAGCCGAGGGCGCCGGAGACGCTGGTCAGCTCCGACGCGACCCGGCTCCAGGCGGCCCTGGGCGCGCACCGGGCCGCGGCCTTCTCCGTGGGCGGCCTGGGCTGCGCGTCGCTGGCGCCCGCCCTGCTGACCGCGGCGGGGCTGCTGCGCACCCCGGACGTGCGAACCGTGCTCGTCGCCCACGGCAGCAAACCCGCCACCTCGCGCCGCTACCGCCACCCGGTGACCGTGAACGGCGACGGCGGGGGAGCGCTGCTGCTCGCCAGGACGGGTGAGGTGCGCATCCGCGACGTGCTCCTGGAGACCAACGGCGACTACGCGGACCTGTTCCGGGTGCCCTACCGCGACCGCCCGTTCGACGAGTGGCGCGAGGAGTGCACCGACCCCCTGGCCTACTCGTTCCGCCTGGCCGTGGAGACCCGCAACCGCCTGCGCGCCCTGACCGACCGCCTCCTGTCCCGCAACGGCCTGACCGCCGCGGAGGTGACGTGCTACGTGGGGCAGAACCTGTCGCTGCCCTCGCACCGCAACTACGCCGAGGTCCTGGGCACCCCGCTGGCGCCCGCGTGCGAGGCGAACCTGACCCGCTACGGCCACCTGGGGCCCAACGACACCTTCTTCAACCTCGACACCGCGGCCGTTCCCCCGGGCAGCCGCGTGGTCCTGCTGGACACGAGCCCCGTTGCCGCGTGGAGCGCGGTGCTGGTGGAGGTCGGGGTGGGGGAGGAGGGGACGCACCTGTTGTAG
- a CDS encoding M20/M25/M40 family metallo-hydrolase, which produces MTGGRGGVAGAQQNADADRVRGYLDGQRDRLVEELAEWVRLRSVAGVPEHEVDLLRSANWLAGTLRGTGFPTVEVWTTEGGPAVYAEWCGAPGAPTVLVYSHHDVRAAKDGQWEETAPFEPVLRDGRLYGRGASDAKGQVMAHVWGIRAHLAVTGRAAPAVNLRFLVEGEEETASPNLARLVEEHRDRLGADLVVFSDTLLWRADHPAVCTSVRGGINARLEVLGPLRDVHSGAVSGPAPNPVEELCRLVAALHDDEGRVTLPGFYDDVVEPSARTRADLAALPFSEEDWLARSETRAIGGEAGYTALERLWTRPTLEVLSLIAGDPIGPPRGAIPAVAAADLSIRTVPDQKAADVVEQLRRWVARNIGDHVDYELTVAEITQEPYRTPDDLPALDALAAAMREGFGAPVGRMGNAGGGPAALLAEALGAPVVFFGTGLPEDRWHDSDERVSVDVLLAGATTLARLWPRLADPG; this is translated from the coding sequence ATGACCGGCGGAAGGGGCGGTGTGGCCGGGGCACAGCAGAACGCGGACGCGGACCGGGTGCGCGGCTACCTGGACGGGCAGCGCGACCGGCTCGTCGAGGAACTGGCCGAGTGGGTGCGCCTGCGCTCGGTCGCCGGGGTGCCCGAGCACGAGGTCGACCTGCTGCGGTCGGCGAACTGGCTGGCCGGCACGCTGCGCGGGACCGGCTTCCCCACCGTCGAGGTGTGGACCACCGAGGGCGGGCCCGCGGTCTACGCGGAGTGGTGCGGGGCGCCGGGCGCGCCGACGGTCCTGGTCTACAGCCACCACGACGTGCGCGCGGCCAAGGACGGGCAGTGGGAGGAGACCGCGCCGTTCGAACCGGTGCTGCGCGACGGCCGGCTGTACGGGCGGGGTGCCTCCGACGCCAAGGGCCAGGTCATGGCCCACGTGTGGGGCATCCGGGCGCACCTGGCCGTCACCGGGCGCGCGGCACCCGCGGTGAACCTGAGGTTCCTGGTCGAGGGCGAGGAGGAGACGGCGTCGCCGAACCTGGCCCGGCTGGTCGAGGAGCACCGCGACCGGCTCGGCGCCGACCTCGTCGTCTTCTCCGACACCCTGCTGTGGCGGGCCGACCACCCCGCGGTCTGCACCAGCGTGCGCGGCGGGATCAACGCGCGCCTGGAGGTCCTGGGCCCGCTGCGCGACGTGCACAGCGGCGCGGTGTCCGGCCCGGCGCCCAACCCGGTCGAGGAGCTGTGCCGGCTGGTGGCCGCGCTGCACGACGACGAGGGCCGCGTCACGCTGCCGGGTTTCTACGACGACGTGGTCGAGCCCTCCGCGCGCACCCGCGCGGACCTGGCCGCGCTGCCGTTCAGCGAGGAGGACTGGCTGGCCAGGTCGGAGACCCGCGCCATCGGCGGCGAGGCCGGGTACACGGCCCTGGAGCGGTTGTGGACCAGGCCGACGCTCGAAGTGCTCTCCCTCATCGCGGGCGACCCGATCGGACCGCCGAGGGGCGCGATCCCCGCGGTGGCCGCCGCGGACCTGAGCATCCGCACGGTGCCCGACCAGAAGGCCGCCGACGTGGTCGAGCAGCTGCGGCGCTGGGTGGCGCGGAACATCGGCGACCACGTCGACTACGAGCTGACCGTCGCGGAGATCACGCAGGAGCCGTACCGCACGCCGGACGACCTGCCGGCGCTGGACGCCCTCGCGGCCGCGATGCGGGAGGGTTTCGGCGCGCCCGTGGGGCGGATGGGCAACGCGGGCGGGGGACCGGCCGCGCTGCTGGCCGAGGCGTTGGGCGCACCGGTCGTGTTCTTCGGCACCGGGCTGCCCGAGGACCGGTGGCACGACAGCGACGAGCGGGTGTCGGTCGACGTGCTGCTGGCGGGCGCCACCACCCTGGCCCGCCTGTGGCCGCGACTGGCCGACCCCGGGTGA
- a CDS encoding cytochrome P450: MVATDARPGAGFRRALGRVREAAAVPGPFPPAPAGSGLKTVPGDAGWPVLGHTLASVRDPLAWGRSRLARHGPVSWSCGFGRRLVSLVGPEAAEVVLRNRDRAFAAGPAWDYFLGPFFRGGLLSLDFEEHLRQRRIVQQAFTPARLRGYLDQVNRTVAEGLDRWRPAPRFPVAPAVKRLTLDLAARVLLGARLGREAEAVTRAFSAMTRAVTSFVRVGVPGTPWARGLAGRRVLERFCAERLPAKRAGGDEDLFGMLCHARADDGDRFTDTQVVDHVIGMLLAAHDTTTVALNCVLYQLAKHPDWQERVRAESRSLGRPLVAWDDLGALVSAELVEKEAMRLVAPVPVYPRWTVRDTDVLGHHLPRGTLVVLTPHVTHHLADRWPDPERFDPERFAGHRREDRVHRYAWLPFGGGAHKCAGAQFADMNVKALLHQLLLRFRIGVAPDYETRFDFSALPTPVDGLPVRLERLP; encoded by the coding sequence ATGGTGGCCACCGATGCGCGGCCCGGCGCGGGGTTCAGGCGCGCCCTCGGCCGCGTCCGGGAGGCGGCGGCGGTGCCGGGGCCCTTCCCGCCGGCCCCGGCGGGCAGCGGGCTCAAGACCGTGCCGGGTGACGCCGGGTGGCCCGTGCTCGGGCACACCCTGGCCAGCGTGCGCGACCCCCTGGCGTGGGGGCGGTCCCGGCTCGCGCGCCACGGCCCGGTGAGCTGGTCGTGCGGGTTCGGGCGGCGCCTGGTGTCGCTGGTGGGGCCGGAGGCCGCCGAGGTGGTGCTGCGCAACCGGGACCGGGCGTTCGCGGCCGGGCCGGCGTGGGACTACTTCCTGGGCCCGTTCTTCCGCGGCGGGCTGCTGTCGCTGGACTTCGAGGAGCACCTGCGGCAGCGGCGGATCGTGCAGCAGGCGTTCACCCCGGCCCGCCTGCGCGGCTACCTGGACCAGGTCAACCGCACCGTGGCCGAGGGCCTGGACCGGTGGCGGCCGGCACCGCGGTTCCCCGTGGCGCCCGCGGTGAAGCGGCTGACGCTGGACCTGGCGGCCCGGGTGCTGCTGGGCGCGCGGCTCGGGCGCGAGGCCGAGGCGGTCACCCGGGCGTTCAGCGCGATGACCAGGGCCGTGACGTCCTTCGTGCGCGTCGGCGTGCCGGGCACGCCGTGGGCCCGCGGCCTGGCCGGGCGCCGGGTGCTGGAGCGGTTCTGCGCGGAGCGGCTGCCCGCCAAGCGGGCGGGCGGCGACGAGGACCTGTTCGGCATGCTGTGCCACGCCCGCGCCGACGACGGCGACCGGTTCACCGACACCCAGGTCGTCGACCACGTCATCGGCATGCTGCTGGCCGCGCACGACACCACCACGGTGGCGCTGAACTGCGTGCTCTACCAGCTCGCCAAGCACCCCGACTGGCAGGAGCGGGTCCGCGCGGAGTCGCGGTCGCTGGGCCGGCCGCTCGTCGCGTGGGACGACCTCGGGGCCCTGGTCTCGGCGGAGCTGGTGGAGAAGGAGGCGATGCGCCTGGTCGCGCCCGTGCCCGTCTACCCGCGCTGGACGGTCAGGGACACCGACGTGCTCGGCCACCACCTGCCCCGGGGCACCCTGGTGGTGCTGACCCCGCACGTCACCCACCACCTGGCCGACCGCTGGCCCGACCCCGAGCGGTTCGACCCGGAGCGCTTCGCCGGGCACCGCCGCGAGGACCGGGTGCACCGCTACGCGTGGCTGCCGTTCGGCGGCGGCGCGCACAAGTGCGCCGGCGCCCAGTTCGCCGACATGAACGTCAAGGCGCTGCTGCACCAACTGCTGCTGCGGTTCCGGATCGGCGTCGCGCCCGACTACGAGACCCGGTTCGACTTCTCCGCGCTGCCCACCCCGGTGGACGGCCTGCCGGTCCGGCTCGAACGGCTGCCCTGA